In Musa acuminata AAA Group cultivar baxijiao chromosome BXJ2-8, Cavendish_Baxijiao_AAA, whole genome shotgun sequence, one genomic interval encodes:
- the LOC103974225 gene encoding MYB-like transcription factor 4, whose product MRNPCDKRGTNRGAWSKEEDRKLIDYIRLHGEGCWRSLPKAAGLLRCGESCRLRWINYLRPDVKRGNFKEDEADLIIKLHALLGNRWSLIAGRLPGRTDNEVKNYWNSHLRKKLKSMGVDPDNHRLTQKAPLRRSRSSHSASLSTDAVTSHENMKKCSSAVLPDLNLDLTICTPSSLEGQRLERTATPTLLLFR is encoded by the exons ATGAGGAACCCTTGCGACAAGCGCGGCACCAACAGGGGAGCCTGGTCCAAGGAGGAGGACCGGAAGCTCATCGACTACATCAGACTGCACGGGGAAGGCTGTTGGAGGTCACTCCCCAAGGCTGCAG GTCTGCTTCGGTGCGGCGAGAGTTGCAGGCTCCGGTGGATCAACTACCTTCGTCCGGACGTGAAGAGAGGCAACTTTAAAGAGGATGAAGCCGACCTCATCATCAAGCTCCACGCGTTGCTCGGCAACCG GTGGTCGTTGATAGCTGGGAGGCTGCCGGGGAGAACGGACAACGAGGTGAAGAACTACTGGAACTCCCACCTGAGGAAGAAGCTCAAGAGCATGGGTGTCGATCCTGACAACCACCGGTTGACCCAGAAGGCGCCGCTCCGTCGATCTCGGAGCTCACACAGTGCATCTCTGTCGACTGATGCCGTGACAAGCCACGAGAACATGAAGAAGTGCAGCTCCGCTGTGTTGCCTGATCTCAACCTCGACCTAACGATCTGCACTCCATCCTCTCTTGAGGGACAGAGGCTTGAGAGGACTGCCACCCCGACGCTTCTTCTCTTTCGTTGA
- the LOC103974226 gene encoding uncharacterized protein LOC103974226, translating to MEDSRDRKRRRDEAEEQESPEAKRLRDDLFLDILDDDAEAGDQDIASVMKSLEEEIALSSPPPPPTRALVKTDQPDLGFLLEASDDELGLPPPALSSSDDGGEAPVADDPAAEGVAVEGVVFGQIWGFDDDITGYYDGFDLGIGPDDRVDTTDAAEDGVFYDGGLFDYADVLCAPPDFLDLSWAPTV from the coding sequence ATGGAGGATTCGCGCGACCGCAAGAGGCGCCGCGACGAGGCGGAAGAGCAGGAGTCGCCGGAGGCCAAGCGCCTCCGAGACGACCTCTTCCTCGACATCCTCGACGATGACGCTGAAGCTGGAGACCAGGACATCGCCTCCGTCATGAAGAGCCTCGAGGAGGAGATCGCCCTCtcctccccgccgccgccgcccaccCGGGCATTGGTGAAGACCGACCAGCCGGATCTGGGATTCCTCCTCGAAGCCTCCGATGACGAGCTCGGACTGCCTCCGCCGGCGCTGTCCTCGTCGGACGATGGTGGTGAGGCTCCTGTGGCTGACGACCCCGCCGCGGAAGGAGTCGCGGTGGAGGGGGTCGTGTTCGGACAGATCTGGGGGTTCGACGACGATATCACCGGCTACTACGACGGGTTCGACTTGGGGATTGGGCCGGATGATAGGGTGGATACGACGGATGCGGCCGAGGATGGGGTGTTCTACGACGGAGGGCTGTTCGACTATGCCGACGTGCTCTGTGCGCCGCCCGATTTTCTGGATCTTTCGTGGGCGCCCACCGTCTGA